A region of Dermochelys coriacea isolate rDerCor1 chromosome 1, rDerCor1.pri.v4, whole genome shotgun sequence DNA encodes the following proteins:
- the BHLHE41 gene encoding class E basic helix-loop-helix protein 41: MDEGIPRLQDRQLLEHVDFIGLDYPSLYLCKPKRGMKRDESKETYKLPHRLIEKKRRDRINECIAQLKDLLPEHLKLTTLGHLEKAVVLELTLKHLKALTALTEQQHQNIIALQNGERSMKSPIQCDLDAFHSGFQTCAKEVLQYLSRFESWTPREQRCAQLVNHLHAVSTQFLPSPQLLTPQVPVSKGSSSSSSSSCAQDRTGQKLEAQTNCVPVIQRTHPPVELGGENDTDTDSGYGGESEGRPDREKGQAAGLPGLTIKQEPAGDEAPAPKRLKLDCSSSATLPAAAAAAGLSPDHQAAAALLRPDAALLSSLMAFGGGAAAFGQPAAAPLCLPFYFISPSAAAAYMQPLLDKSNLEKYLYPAAAPIPLLYSGIPAQAAAAFPCLASVLAPADKANAAAAAAASALLPLDMVSPGQHLPHLFAAACETGPSLDSDLPSPEDLLQPGKESP; the protein is encoded by the exons ATGGATGAAGGAATCCCTCGTTTGCAAGACAGGCAGTTGCTAGAACATGTGGATTTTATAGG aCTGGACTATCCATCCTTGTATTTGTGCAAACCCAAAAGAGGCATGAAAAGAGATGAGAGTAAG GAAACATACAAACTGCCACATAGATTGATAGAAAAGAAGAGGCGAGACAGGATTAATGAATGCATTGCTCAGCTAAAAGATTTACTGCCTGAGCATCTGAAATTGACG ACATTGGGGCATCTAGAGAAAGCTGTAGTTTTGGAATTAACTTTGAAACACTTGAAAGCTTTAACAGCCTTAACGGAGCAACAGCATCAGAATATAATTGCTTTACAGAATG GGGAGCGGTCTATGAAGTCCCCCATTCAGTGCGATCTGGATGCTTTCCATTCGGGATTTCAAACGTGCGCCAAAGAAGTCTTGCAATACCTCTCCAGGTTTGAGAGCTGGACTCCCAGAGAGCAGAGATGTGCCCAGCTCGTAAACCATCTGCACGCGGTTTCCACTCAGTTCTTACCCAGCCCCCAGCTGTTGACTCCACAGGTCCCCGTGAGCAaaggatcctcctcctcctcctcctcctcctgtgcaCAAGATCGCACCGGGCAAAAGCTGGAGGCTCAGACTAACTGCGTCCCTGTCATCCAGCGGACTCACCCGCCCGTGGAGCTCGGCGGGGAGAACGACACCGACACGGATAGCGGCTATGGCGGGGAGAGCGAGGGCCGGCCGGATCGAGAGAAAGGCCAGGCGGCGGGGCTGCCCGGCCTGACGATCAAACAGGAGCCGGCCGGGGACGAGGCCCCAGCGCCCAAAAGGCTGAAGCTGGATTGCAGCAGCAGCGCCACCCTccctgctgccgccgccgccgccgggctgAGCCCGGATCACCAGGCAGCGGCCGCCCTGCTGCGACCCGACGCCGCCCTGCTCAGCTCCCTCATGGCCTTCGGCGGGGGCGCGGCTGCTTTCGGCCAGCCAGCCGCCGCCCCCCTTTGCCTGCCCTTCTACTTCATCTCCCCCTCCGCGGCCGCGGCCTACATGCAGCCCCTGCTGGACAAGAGCAACCTGGAGAAATATCTGTACCCGGCCGCCGCCCCCATCCCTTTGCTCTACTCCGGAATACCGGCCCAGGCCGCCGCCGCCTTCCCCTGCCTGGCCTCGGTGCTGGCGCCGGCTGATAAGGCGAacgcagccgccgccgccgccgcctcggcCCTTCTGCCCCTTGACATGGTCTCCCCTGGGCAGCACCTGCCCCATCTCTTCGCCGCTGCCTGCGAGACCGGGCCCAGCCTGGACAGTGACCTTCCCTCCCCGGAAGATCTTCTGCAGCCCGGAAAGGAAAGCCCCTGA